Sequence from the Burkholderia stabilis genome:
GTGCGGGCGTGAAGCCCGAGCAGGTCAGCGAAGTGATCATGGGGCAGGTGCTGACGGCCGGTTCGGGGCAGAACCCGGCGCGGCAGTCGCTGATCAAGGCCGGGCTGCCGACGGCAGTGCCGGGGATGACGATCAACAAGGTGTGCGGCTCGGGCCTGAAGGCCGTGATGCTGGCGGCGAACGCGATCGTGGCGGGTGACGCGGAGATCGTGATCGCGGGCGGTCAGGAGAACATGAGCGCATCGCCGCACGTGCTGCCGGGCTCGCGCGACGGGTTCCGGATGGGCGATGCGAAGCTGGTCGACACGATGATCGTCGACGGCCTGTGGGACGTGTACAACCAGTACCACATGGGCATCACGGCGGAGAACGTTGCGAAGGAATACGGCATCACGCGCGAAGAGCAGGACGCATTCGCGGCGCTGTCGCAGAACAAGGCGGAAGCCGCACAGAAAGCCGGGCGCTTTGACGACGAGATCGTGCCGGTGTCGATTCCGCAACGCAAGGGCGAGCCGCTGCAGTTCGCGACCGACGAGTTCGTGCGTCACGGCGTGACGGCGGAATCGCTGGCGGGGCTGAAGCCGGCATTCTCGAAGGACGGCTCGGTGACGGCGGCGAACGCGTCGGGGCTGAACGACGGTGCGGCGGCGGTGCTGGTGATGTCGGCGCAGAAGGCGGCGGCGCTGGGCCTGACGCCGCTCGCGAAGATCAAGGCGTATGCGAATGCGGGCGTGGATCCGAGCGTGATGGGGATGGGCCCGGTGCCGGCCTCGCGCCGGTGCCTGGAGCGCGCGGGCTGGACGCCGGGCGACCTGGACCTGATGGAGATCAACGAGGCGTTCGCGGCGCAGGCGCTGGCGGTGCACAAGCAGATGGGCTGGGACACGTCGAAGGTGAACGTGAACGGCGGGGCGATCGCGATCGGTCACCCGATCGGCGCGTCGGGCTGCCGGATCCTGGTGACGCTGCTGCACGAGATGGCCAAGCGCGATGCGAAGCGCGGGCTGGCGTCGCTGTGCATCGGCGGCGGGATGGGTGTCGCGCTCGCGGTCGAGCGCGTCTGAGCAGGGTCTGATGACATCGCACGGACGCGGCGCCGGCCAGCGCAGCATCCGTGCGACACGGTTTTCGCGCACGACAAGCAGCCAACAACAAGCGCGATGTTCCGGTGCGTGCCGTGCCCGCGACGCGGGCGGCTGCGCATCGAAGCGGTGGGGCGGCAGCATGTGCCATGTCGCCGCCCCGCATCATCGTTTAC
This genomic interval carries:
- a CDS encoding acetyl-CoA C-acetyltransferase, which codes for MTDVVIVSAARTAVGKFGGSLAKIAAPELGATVIRAVLERAGVKPEQVSEVIMGQVLTAGSGQNPARQSLIKAGLPTAVPGMTINKVCGSGLKAVMLAANAIVAGDAEIVIAGGQENMSASPHVLPGSRDGFRMGDAKLVDTMIVDGLWDVYNQYHMGITAENVAKEYGITREEQDAFAALSQNKAEAAQKAGRFDDEIVPVSIPQRKGEPLQFATDEFVRHGVTAESLAGLKPAFSKDGSVTAANASGLNDGAAAVLVMSAQKAAALGLTPLAKIKAYANAGVDPSVMGMGPVPASRRCLERAGWTPGDLDLMEINEAFAAQALAVHKQMGWDTSKVNVNGGAIAIGHPIGASGCRILVTLLHEMAKRDAKRGLASLCIGGGMGVALAVERV